The following are encoded in a window of Castanea sativa cultivar Marrone di Chiusa Pesio chromosome 9, ASM4071231v1 genomic DNA:
- the LOC142609084 gene encoding uncharacterized protein LOC142609084: protein MTWHHDKRVDDGLLRHPAYSKAWKIFDEIHESFSFEKRNVRLGLASDGFNPYGNMSTTHSTWPIVLVPYNLTPWMCMKQSYFMLALLIPGPKGPGIKIDIYLQPLIDELNKLWEVGVTTFDSSRNQNFNMRAAVLWTINDFPAYRILSGWNTMGALACPSCHNETSSSYLQNGRKFCFMGHRRFLPIKHRWRLESKKFDGKKEIGLSPKQLSGDDVLSQLCDLEFLIFRNGAKKRKHDELNEKDNWLKKSIFFKLPYWRTLLLRNNLDVMHIEKNVCDSIIGTLMSTKKKTKDNLNSRLDLKAMGIREELHPISCGEYLKLPSTCYTLSIDEQRDFCGFLKEVKFPDGYSSNIARCVNLKDRKISGLKSHDCHILLETLLPLAIDGLLPEEVSAKVSKPLIVLSNFFKALCSKVLSVDDLEKMESQISIALCQLEMIFPPSFFDVMMHLPIHLAGEAMIAGPVQYRWMYSIERYLQTLKNYVRNPAYPEGSIAEGYLIDECLTFCSRYFHGRGYVSRQLSQEEWMQAHLYVLKNCDEVLPYIEEHKYMIQQASVKNVENQHKKQFREWFESHITQLYGERKVSKQLFDLARGPLEKAVCYNGYIVNGFRFRKNEVDCSRRTQGYGVLVKGDASTGNCDYYGVLIDIIELHYMGGNKIAMFKCEWRDVDHCGRGIMVDKYGRTLVNVTRSLKSNEPFVLACQAEQVFYVKSIRNPQWHFVIKTEPRNYYNMPSPKEENDDDEEDDDQEPYQHNDSHGHQMGFTSTDDQDDAIISLDRVDIPSRLVDMDDVDMN, encoded by the exons ATGACTTGGCATCATGATAAGCGTGTTGATGATGGTCTATTAAGACATCCAGCTTACTCTAAAGCATGGAAAATTTTTGATGAGATACACGAGtcattttcttttgagaagCGCAATGTTAGGTTGGGTTTAGCAAGTGATGGGTTTAATCCATATGGAAACATGAGCACCACTCATAGCACATGGCCCATTGTCCTTGTTCCGTATAATTTAACACCGTGGATGTGTATGAAGCAATCTTATTTTATGCTAGCATTGCTCATTCCAGGACCGAAAGGTCCGGgaattaaaattgatatttatttgCAACCATTAATTGATGAGCTGAACAAATTATGGGAAGTTGGTGTTACTACTTTTGACTCCTCtagaaatcaaaatttcaatatgCGTGCAGCAGTTTTATGGACAATTAATGACTTCCCAGCATATAGGATTCTTTCTGGTTGGAATACAATGGGTGCTTTGGCATGTCCTTCTTGTCATAATGAAACAAGTTCTTCCTATTTGCAAAATGGAAGAAAGTTTTGTTTCATGGGGCATCGACGCTTCTTGCCAATCAAGCATAGATGGAGATTGGAATCTAAGAAATTTGATGGTAAGAAAGAGATTGGTTTATCCCCTAAACAACTATCTGGAGATGATGTGCTTAGTCAATTATGTGATCTTGAATTCTTGATATTTAGGAACGGTGCGAAGAAGAGAAAACATGATGAGTTAAATGAAAAAGATAATTGGTTGAAGAagagtatatttttcaaattaccATATTGGAGAACTTTATTATTGAGAAATAATTTAGATGTTATGCACATTGAGAAGAATGTGTGTGATAGTATAATCGGGACATTGATGAGtactaagaaaaaaacaaaagataacttGAATTCTCGTCTTGATCTAAAAGCCATGGGCATTAGGGAGGAACTGCATCCAATATCGTGTGGGGAATATTTAAAGCTCCCATCTACATGTTATACTTTATCTATCGACGAGCAAAGAGATTTTTGTGGATTCTTAAAGGAGGTAAAGTTTCCTGATGGTTATTCCTCAAACATTGCTAGATGTGTGAATCTAAAAGACCGTAAGATATCTGGACTTAAGAGCCATGATTGCCATATCTTATTAGAGACCTTACTTCCTTTAGCAATTGATGGATTGTTGCCAGAAGAAGTGTCTGCAAAAGTGTCTAAACCACTAATTGTGCTGAGTAATTTCTTTAAAGCACTTTGCTCAAAGGTGCTAAGTGTGGATGACTTGGAGAAAATGGAATCTCAAATTTCAATAGCACTTTGTCAATTGGAAATGATATTCCCACCATCAttttttgatgttatgatgcaTTTACCTATTCACCTAGCTGGTGAAGCTATGATTGCTGGACCTGTCCAATATAGGTGGATGTACTCGATAGAAAGATACTTGCAAACACTAAAGAATTATGTTCGTAATCCTGCCTATCCAGAGGGTTCTATTGCAGAAGGGTATTTGATAGATGAATGCTTGACATTTTGCTCAAGATACTTTCATG GTAGGGGATATGTCTCACGTCAACTTAGTCAAGAAGAGTGGATGCAAGCACATTTATATGTCTTGAAAAACTGCGATGAAGTGCTCCCATATATTGA GGAGCACAAGTACATGATTCAACAAGCAAGTGTTAAGAATGTAGAGAATCAACATAAAAAACAGTTTCGAGAGTGGTTTGAAAGTCAC ATTACTCAATTATATGGTGAAAGGAAAGTGAGCAAGCAACTCTTTGATTTGGCTCGTGGACCATTAGAAAAAGCTGTATGTTATAATGGGTATATTGTCAATGGTTTTAGATTTCGAAAAAATGAAGTCGATTGTAGCAGAAGAACTCAAGGTTATGGAGTCTTGGTAAAAGGAGATGCAAGTACGGGCAATTGTGATTATTACGGTGTTTTAATTGATATCATTGAGTTACACTACATGGGAGGCAATAAGATTGCAATGTTTAAATGTGAATGGAGGGATGTTGACCATTGTGGTAGAGGAATTATGGTTGACAAGTATGGCCGAACTCTTGTGAATGTAACACGTTCATTAAAGAGTAATGAACCTTTCGTGTTAGCATGCCAAGCCGAGCAAGTATTTTATGTGAAAAGCATAAGGAATCCTCAGTGGcattttgttataaaaacaGAACCTCGAAATTATTACAATATGCCATCTCCAAAGGAggaaaatgatgatgatgaagaagatgatgatcaAGAGCCATACCAACATAATGATTCACATGGGCATCAAATGGGTTTCACAAGTACTGATGATCAAGATGATGCTATTATTTCATTAGATAGGGTGGACATACCTAGCAGACTTGTGGATATGGATGATGTTGATATGAATTAA